GCGAGCCGCGGGAGTAACCACATTTTGTATGAGGGTGCTGGTGAAAGCCTGCAACTGAGTACAAACATTTCGCTAAGTTACGTGGAGGACGAAAGCTATTTTGTACTGAACGAGCCTAAGTATTTGATTTTGACTTTTGGTTATAAACTGGAAGCGCCTATTGAGAGTACGGCGGAACGTTTTTTATTGCACACCAAGAAATATTGGCGCACCTGGATTAAGCATTCCACCATTGCTGGTTTTCATCAGCCATTGGTAATCCGTTCTGCGCTAGTGCTTAAAATTCACCAGTATGAGGATACAGGAGCTATTATTGCGGCCAGTACCACGAGTTTACCTGAATCTATTGGCAGCACCAGAAACTGGGACTACCGCTACTGCTGGATGCGGGATACATATTATGTAATCAACTCGCTAAACCATATTGGTCATTTTGAGGAGATGGAGCGGTATTTTAGTTATGTTACGGACATTTCTTTTAGGGATGATACGCGTTATCAGCCTTTATTTGGGATTGGTGGTGAACGGATCTTGACGGAAAAAATATTGGAGAACGTAAAGGGATACCTGGGTGAGCAACCGGTTAGGATTGGTAACCAGGCTTATGAGCACATACAGAATGATATTTACGGGCAAGTGTTGATTTCTATGCTACCCTTATACCATGATACGCGCTTTATTTTTGATGAGCGGCAGGATTCTTCGAGCTGGCTGGATTACTTGCTGAAAAAGATAGAGATGACGATTGATGAGAAAGACGCGGGGATTTGGGAGTTCAGGAATATTGCCAACACGCATTGTTACACGAACCTTTTTCAATGGGCGGGTGCGAATGCAGCGTTAAAAATGGCAAAGACTATTGGTAATGCGGAGTTTGAGCAACGGGCACAAAGCTTAATTGAGAGGGCCGCGAAGCATATTGAGGATTGTTATGACCCGGTACGCAAGGTGTACAACCATGCTGTTGGTAGTCCGCATTTGGATGCCAGCACTTTGCAATTGATATTGATGAATTATCTTGATCCGGCTTCTGACCGGGCTAAGGATCATTTGAAAGCGCTGGAAGCTGAATTGAAGGGTGCAAACGGATTGTTTTACCGTTATAAGCATAGCGATGATTTTGGTAAGCCAAAAACTACGTTTTTAATTTGTGCATTTTGGTATGTGGAGGCTTTGGCTTGCGTGGGTAGGTTGAATGATGCGATGAGGGAGTTTGAATCTTTGATTCAATATGGTAACCATTTGCAGTTGTTTAGTGAGGATGTGGATGAGGTTGATGGCAGTCAGTGGGGGAATTTTCCGCAAGCGTATAGTCATGTGGGTTTGATGAATGCGGCGCACAGGATTGCGATTAAACTTGACAGGCCAATATTTTTGTAAAAAAACGGATGATCTGTTCTAAGGCTGCATTCGTTTGCCTTGTTATTTTTTCTGCGGGTAAAGATTTTTTAGGGCACAAATGCCAGGCCTTATTGCAGACCATTCGTTTTTAAAACGCCATGCAGACCTTTTGCGTGGGGAAATATTTGGTATAAAAAAGGCCGGGATTGCTCCCGGCCTGATTATAATACTTTTAATTACGCTTTCTACTTAAACATGTAGGTTAAGGTAACCCTTGCATTTCTAGGAACTTCATAAATGTAAGTATAATACCCCACCGAATTAGCTGGCATACTTGCAGTTTTAGCTGTGTAAGACCCTTGAGTAAGTAGCTTGCGATCTAACAAATTATTTACTAAAGCCGCAAGTCTAACCTTACCTTTTTCATAGGAAACACCTGCGTCAAAGCGATAATAGCTAGGCAATTTTAAAGATACTGCATTTGAACCAGCATTTCTATCAAGCTGAATCTGATATCCACCAGTTAAGCCAAAGCCATTTAAGAATGAACTTTCATCTTTAAAACGGTATGATAACCAACCATTAGTAATGTGCTTTACAGAATTTGGAATTGGATTTCCAATAATTGATGTATTAGCATCTTTACTAACTTTTGCATCTGTATAAGCATAATTCAAAATCAGATTAAGATCTTTAACAATTTCTCCTGCTATATCAAGCTCAATCCCTTTTGATTTTATCTGACCAAGTTGTATTTGTAAACTCGGATTTGCTGCACTATTTGGATTAAGTTTTTTGTATTCATCAATATGTGTTTGATCAA
The Pedobacter sp. MC2016-14 DNA segment above includes these coding regions:
- a CDS encoding glycoside hydrolase family 15 protein, with product MNRHTYQTGIIGNCAFLAHINKNTNVDWLCWPRFDSSFVFGGMLDGTEGGEFSVLPKGEYTSAQAYLENTNILSTEVTTEEGKYRVTDFAPRFYQYERYYKPLMLIRKIEALSGNPRIRVKCKPVYNYGETKLEASRGSNHILYEGAGESLQLSTNISLSYVEDESYFVLNEPKYLILTFGYKLEAPIESTAERFLLHTKKYWRTWIKHSTIAGFHQPLVIRSALVLKIHQYEDTGAIIAASTTSLPESIGSTRNWDYRYCWMRDTYYVINSLNHIGHFEEMERYFSYVTDISFRDDTRYQPLFGIGGERILTEKILENVKGYLGEQPVRIGNQAYEHIQNDIYGQVLISMLPLYHDTRFIFDERQDSSSWLDYLLKKIEMTIDEKDAGIWEFRNIANTHCYTNLFQWAGANAALKMAKTIGNAEFEQRAQSLIERAAKHIEDCYDPVRKVYNHAVGSPHLDASTLQLILMNYLDPASDRAKDHLKALEAELKGANGLFYRYKHSDDFGKPKTTFLICAFWYVEALACVGRLNDAMREFESLIQYGNHLQLFSEDVDEVDGSQWGNFPQAYSHVGLMNAAHRIAIKLDRPIFL